One Fibrobacter sp. UWB16 DNA window includes the following coding sequences:
- a CDS encoding TIGR02171 family protein gives MRWIFQAFCASIFLCCSDSGTSSPSVPHSFIQEDAKHVGMMLVNSKDSSVKLSSKLTVEFTYNFSIDKHEVTREEYAKYIKTAHFDYPPFPVSDITFFDAILFANEKSKSENLDTAYSYISASFDSDGHCTGMVGYEFHADRDAYRLPTEAEWTLVASHSWNPSNAWTAENSNYTLQLPCTADTLNGFCDFTGNAMEWVNDWMGDLRDTTVTNYAGASDGGNIGERIIKGGCYRNEASRITLDTRSDVYTVTSSTKAFYIGFRLAFGKIPNAVWMSKKGNVTSSPINVLSTSAQLKSLTNTHLNKLVFRNDETSNIAIVNFSSSKANVREIEDSVDAYHPTLSPDGKYVAFSTKYEGISGESELFVRRVDSLEADKIKLEVQSAAIPRWRVTNADTEIVYITTAENNSDQAIWEKKSTWSVPFANGKFGTPKKLYDGSFNGGVSTDGKFAVSGASLLRTNVNGKNSIWYNNEQACNVSLSDLTKQTLFLDFAGNTGKNFAGHQYTTHEQLLIADSTGELIKMIPAPKGYTFDHTEWVHNSGNLAVATLTSIDGTHPKIVLVNTNDSSITEIASGAELWHPDLWTGVLQNFETALDVDSAGMYELDSPFTGDMSPMNTRYDLEMLYKYRDSINVLVSGSSRPWAGIDPLVLNKNPDIFSINAANPAVDLSVAKRILFHYGFNFLPKLKVVTVSLDLDILFQRHYELPSFWDVIYLKSPGFIYDEAHEFWPNGYPQGLYELTRDSYGSDEQSRSNEQDRLGHKFTPDDGWQGNPIYVDSTYMDAEVPNPENMLIAEIEDFIKEAESKNLYLIGIIFPQSPDYKETGSFGRYGLRRSVAEKMIAMLKGYEEKYPHFILMDENQMGMHDYGDEMAFNCDHLSYKGAEKLTKRLDSLIQTLNIEWNK, from the coding sequence ATGAGATGGATTTTTCAGGCATTTTGCGCAAGCATTTTTTTATGTTGTTCCGATAGCGGCACATCATCACCATCCGTGCCACATTCTTTTATTCAAGAAGACGCTAAACACGTCGGCATGATGCTTGTAAATTCAAAAGACTCCTCGGTAAAACTGAGTTCGAAACTCACTGTTGAATTCACATATAATTTTTCAATAGACAAGCACGAAGTGACTCGCGAGGAATACGCCAAATACATTAAGACGGCGCACTTCGATTACCCTCCATTCCCTGTATCGGACATTACCTTTTTTGACGCAATCCTTTTCGCTAACGAAAAAAGTAAAAGCGAAAATTTAGACACAGCCTACAGCTATATCAGCGCTTCGTTTGATTCTGATGGACATTGCACAGGCATGGTCGGTTACGAATTCCATGCCGACCGAGACGCCTACAGACTCCCAACAGAAGCCGAATGGACTTTAGTCGCTTCGCACAGTTGGAATCCATCGAACGCCTGGACTGCCGAAAACTCCAATTACACGCTCCAATTGCCATGTACCGCAGACACGCTCAATGGATTCTGCGACTTTACCGGCAACGCCATGGAATGGGTCAACGACTGGATGGGGGACCTCCGCGATACAACTGTTACAAATTATGCAGGAGCATCAGATGGCGGAAACATTGGCGAACGCATCATCAAAGGCGGTTGCTACCGCAACGAAGCCTCCAGAATTACGCTAGATACCCGCAGCGATGTCTACACAGTCACATCCTCAACAAAAGCCTTCTACATCGGTTTTAGACTTGCTTTTGGAAAAATTCCAAACGCCGTCTGGATGAGCAAAAAAGGGAACGTGACCTCAAGCCCCATTAACGTTCTGTCCACATCGGCACAACTAAAGTCACTTACAAATACGCACCTGAACAAACTCGTATTCCGCAATGACGAGACCAGCAACATCGCCATCGTCAATTTTTCAAGCAGCAAAGCAAACGTCAGGGAAATCGAGGATTCCGTCGACGCCTACCACCCCACGCTTTCACCAGACGGGAAATACGTTGCATTTTCAACAAAGTACGAAGGTATCTCCGGAGAATCGGAGCTTTTTGTCCGACGCGTTGACTCTTTAGAAGCAGATAAAATAAAACTAGAAGTCCAAAGTGCGGCAATCCCGCGATGGAGAGTTACCAACGCCGATACTGAAATCGTCTACATCACAACTGCCGAAAACAATTCCGACCAGGCCATATGGGAAAAAAAATCCACATGGAGTGTCCCCTTTGCTAACGGGAAATTCGGAACACCCAAGAAACTTTACGATGGTTCGTTTAACGGAGGCGTAAGCACAGACGGCAAGTTCGCCGTATCAGGAGCTAGTCTCCTTCGTACAAACGTCAACGGCAAAAACAGTATCTGGTACAATAATGAACAAGCCTGCAACGTTTCGCTTTCTGACTTGACTAAACAGACGCTATTCCTAGATTTTGCTGGAAATACCGGAAAAAATTTCGCCGGCCACCAATACACCACGCACGAGCAACTGTTAATTGCCGACAGCACAGGCGAACTCATCAAGATGATCCCTGCGCCCAAGGGATACACATTCGACCACACGGAATGGGTACACAACAGCGGAAACCTCGCCGTAGCTACACTGACAAGCATTGACGGTACACATCCGAAAATCGTTTTAGTCAACACAAACGATTCCTCCATCACGGAAATTGCAAGCGGAGCCGAATTATGGCATCCGGATTTATGGACCGGCGTTCTTCAAAATTTCGAAACCGCGCTAGACGTCGACAGTGCAGGCATGTATGAACTCGATTCTCCTTTTACAGGTGACATGAGCCCCATGAACACACGTTACGATTTGGAGATGCTCTACAAATACCGCGATTCCATCAACGTTCTGGTTTCGGGTTCTTCAAGACCCTGGGCAGGCATAGACCCACTTGTTTTAAACAAAAATCCAGACATTTTCTCAATCAACGCCGCAAACCCGGCTGTAGACTTATCGGTTGCCAAGCGAATTCTGTTCCATTACGGATTCAATTTTTTGCCCAAACTGAAAGTAGTCACTGTATCGCTAGATTTAGACATTCTATTCCAACGTCATTACGAGCTACCTTCTTTTTGGGACGTCATTTATTTAAAATCGCCCGGATTCATTTACGACGAAGCTCATGAGTTCTGGCCCAACGGATACCCACAAGGATTATACGAACTCACACGTGATTCATACGGCTCCGACGAACAAAGCCGAAGCAACGAACAAGATAGACTCGGTCATAAATTCACACCAGATGACGGATGGCAAGGCAACCCCATTTACGTCGATTCCACATACATGGATGCCGAAGTTCCTAATCCCGAGAATATGCTGATTGCAGAAATCGAAGATTTCATCAAGGAAGCCGAAAGCAAAAATCTCTACCTCATCGGTATAATTTTCCCGCAATCGCCCGATTATAAAGAAACTGGATCTTTCGGGCGCTATGGATTACGCCGCTCCGTTGCCGAAAAAATGATTGCAATGCTAAAAGGATACGAAGAAAAATATCCACATTTCATTTTGATGGACGAAAACCAAATGGGCATGCATGATTACGGTGACGAAATGGCATTCAACTGCGATCACCTTTCGTACAAAGGTGCAGAAAAACTGACAAAGCGTCTCGATTCACTGATCCAGACATTAAACATCGAATGGAATAAATAA
- a CDS encoding glycoside hydrolase family 16 protein → MGYKFVAMGCAALIACLAACSDDASPSAYVIPASSGNLLSSSSEIAIESSAESSSSVILSGDSRDDSAGSSTKSSDSRNSSSSAAGQSSSSSETVSSSSSETTSSSNAEPVAQYLWNDEFDGESIDLNKWTFDIGTGASGWGNNEWEYYTDRKENAYIKDGVLHIRAQKEDYEGQKYTSARMLTKGKFSFKYGTVEARIALPTGKGIWPAFWMLGENFDTVGWPACGEIDIIEAVNTENKIYGTNHWANGAEYATYGNNTGNYRNQKFDLDITQFHTYKFTWDEKYIRMFVDDFMYHEILIEGNEGDTEEFHKPFFFLLNVAVAGNWPGFEVDDSQFPNEMLVDYIRVIK, encoded by the coding sequence ATGGGATATAAGTTTGTTGCAATGGGATGTGCCGCCTTAATCGCTTGTTTAGCAGCATGTTCCGATGATGCGTCACCATCGGCATATGTCATTCCCGCCTCGAGCGGGAATCTCCTTTCGAGCTCTAGCGAAATCGCGATTGAAAGTTCCGCGGAGTCCTCCTCATCCGTCATTCTGAGTGGCGATAGCCGCGATGATTCGGCAGGCTCATCAACCAAATCCAGTGACTCTAGGAATTCCTCAAGCAGCGCGGCAGGTCAATCTTCGAGCAGTTCCGAAACGGTTTCCTCAAGCAGCTCGGAAACAACTTCTTCAAGCAACGCCGAACCCGTAGCACAATACCTCTGGAACGATGAATTCGACGGTGAATCCATCGACTTAAACAAATGGACATTCGACATTGGCACAGGCGCAAGCGGCTGGGGCAATAACGAATGGGAATACTACACAGACCGCAAGGAAAACGCCTATATCAAGGACGGCGTCTTGCACATCCGCGCCCAGAAAGAAGACTACGAAGGTCAAAAGTACACCTCCGCCCGCATGCTCACCAAAGGCAAATTTTCGTTCAAGTACGGCACCGTAGAAGCGCGCATCGCACTACCGACCGGCAAGGGAATCTGGCCTGCATTCTGGATGCTCGGAGAGAATTTCGACACTGTCGGATGGCCCGCCTGCGGCGAAATTGACATTATCGAAGCGGTCAATACAGAAAACAAAATCTACGGAACAAACCACTGGGCAAACGGCGCCGAATACGCGACCTATGGCAACAACACCGGCAATTACCGCAACCAGAAATTCGACCTCGACATCACGCAGTTTCACACGTACAAATTCACGTGGGACGAGAAATACATCCGCATGTTCGTCGATGACTTCATGTACCACGAAATTCTAATTGAAGGCAACGAAGGCGATACCGAGGAATTCCATAAGCCGTTCTTCTTCTTGCTGAACGTCGCTGTGGCAGGCAACTGGCCCGGCTTTGAAGTAGACGATTCGCAATTCCCGAACGAAATGCTCGTCGATTACATTAGAGTTATCAAGTAA
- a CDS encoding sensor domain-containing diguanylate cyclase, with protein sequence MDVMKIDYDLFKKILKEIPSNIFFKDTECRYVFSTHYWRHLQGAEDPSWDIAGKTDLDIRKDKENAKLAMEQDREILRTGKGTQYVIEINQDGVTEFLELIKNPVRDDDGNIIGIVGLINNVTEKVLLEKKLEKYAHTDMLTGLYNRNYFEEWVSSPVKPEMCPMCVISADCDGLKKTNDTYGHAIGDELIRLTASLFRVVLPEKAMMFRVGGDEFFLVLPNTTQDECKKYIDNMNEVSRALLLKGKPICVSLGSCEIPSPSLNFMQAMEIADKRMYMEKSTKYSEPKE encoded by the coding sequence ATGGACGTAATGAAGATTGACTATGACTTGTTCAAGAAAATCTTGAAAGAGATTCCATCGAATATTTTCTTCAAGGACACCGAATGCCGCTACGTTTTTTCGACGCATTACTGGCGCCACCTTCAAGGTGCCGAGGATCCTTCGTGGGATATTGCCGGCAAGACCGACCTGGATATCCGCAAGGATAAGGAAAATGCAAAACTCGCGATGGAACAGGATCGCGAAATTCTCCGTACAGGCAAGGGAACGCAGTACGTCATTGAAATCAATCAGGATGGCGTGACTGAATTTTTGGAACTCATCAAGAATCCGGTTCGCGATGACGATGGCAATATTATTGGTATTGTCGGTCTTATCAACAACGTGACCGAAAAAGTCTTGCTCGAAAAGAAACTCGAAAAGTATGCCCACACCGACATGCTCACGGGCTTGTACAACCGTAATTATTTCGAAGAGTGGGTTTCGAGTCCTGTAAAGCCAGAGATGTGCCCAATGTGCGTGATTTCTGCGGACTGCGACGGTTTAAAGAAAACGAACGATACCTACGGACATGCCATCGGTGATGAACTGATTCGCCTGACGGCATCGCTGTTCCGCGTGGTGCTCCCGGAAAAAGCAATGATGTTTCGCGTGGGTGGTGACGAGTTCTTCCTTGTGCTCCCGAATACGACGCAAGATGAATGCAAAAAATATATCGATAACATGAATGAAGTTTCACGTGCGTTGCTTTTGAAGGGCAAGCCGATTTGCGTTTCTTTGGGTTCTTGCGAAATTCCGTCGCCATCGCTCAACTTTATGCAGGCTATGGAAATTGCGGATAAGCGAATGTACATGGAAAAGAGTACAAAGTACTCTGAACCGAAAGAGTAG
- the ybaK gene encoding Cys-tRNA(Pro) deacylase, which translates to MDIKKTNAARILDRQKIQYELIPYKVDENDLGAQHVADSLGEDINQVFKTILVHGDKIGYLICVVPGNLEVDLKGAAKVSGNKKIDTVPLKDLTPLTGYIRGGCSPLGLKKNYPIFIHETAMQFPYIYVSAGERGLQLKVAPADLVKATRATVGVIARVHPEDPDAK; encoded by the coding sequence ATGGACATCAAAAAGACTAATGCCGCCCGCATTTTGGACAGGCAGAAGATTCAATACGAACTAATCCCATACAAGGTTGACGAAAACGACCTTGGCGCACAGCACGTGGCCGACAGCCTGGGCGAAGATATCAACCAGGTTTTCAAGACAATTCTCGTGCATGGCGATAAGATTGGTTACCTTATTTGCGTTGTTCCGGGCAATCTCGAAGTGGACTTGAAGGGCGCCGCCAAAGTAAGCGGCAACAAGAAAATCGACACCGTCCCGCTCAAGGATTTGACTCCGCTGACGGGTTACATTCGTGGCGGTTGCAGCCCACTCGGACTCAAAAAGAACTACCCCATTTTCATTCACGAAACAGCGATGCAGTTCCCGTACATTTACGTGAGCGCAGGCGAACGTGGTTTGCAGTTGAAAGTGGCGCCGGCGGACTTGGTTAAGGCTACGCGAGCAACGGTTGGCGTGATTGCACGTGTCCACCCGGAAGATCCGGACGCAAAGTAA
- the rd gene encoding rubredoxin: MAKYKCEACGYIYDPAVGDPDSGIAPGTAFEDIPDDWTCPICGVGKDMFTKVE, from the coding sequence ATGGCAAAATACAAATGCGAAGCTTGCGGCTACATTTACGACCCTGCAGTCGGCGACCCGGATAGCGGTATCGCCCCCGGCACAGCATTCGAAGACATCCCCGATGATTGGACCTGCCCCATTTGCGGTGTCGGCAAGGACATGTTTACAAAAGTCGAATAA
- a CDS encoding 4'-phosphopantetheinyl transferase superfamily protein produces MIVTTRVYIADISALKETPVFERFLGQVPEYRQKKAMSFKFPKGKMQSLGVGLLLKRACRDAGFEGADNHIAYGENGKPYLVDFPEVHFNLSHSGERVMCVISPFEVGCDVEIIKGDRGKLAERFFKPEESAWIKHFETLEAQSEAFYRLWTLKECYMKVTGRGLSLMPDMFALHMDELENVTLFHDGKRLEYSFREIDLHDGYRYAYCIKNDGFIAPSEIKQVQFT; encoded by the coding sequence GTGATTGTGACGACCCGAGTATATATTGCCGATATTTCTGCGTTGAAAGAAACGCCTGTTTTTGAGCGTTTTTTGGGGCAAGTTCCCGAATATCGTCAAAAAAAGGCAATGTCGTTTAAGTTCCCTAAGGGCAAAATGCAATCGCTTGGCGTTGGCCTTTTGCTTAAGCGGGCATGTCGCGATGCGGGGTTTGAAGGCGCGGATAATCATATTGCGTATGGCGAAAATGGCAAGCCATATTTGGTGGATTTCCCGGAAGTGCATTTTAACTTGTCGCATTCGGGCGAACGCGTGATGTGCGTGATTTCGCCATTCGAGGTTGGCTGCGATGTGGAAATCATCAAGGGCGACCGTGGCAAGCTCGCCGAGCGTTTTTTCAAGCCCGAAGAATCCGCGTGGATCAAGCATTTCGAAACTCTTGAAGCGCAGTCCGAGGCGTTTTACAGACTGTGGACGCTCAAGGAATGTTATATGAAAGTAACGGGTCGAGGCTTGTCGCTTATGCCGGATATGTTTGCGCTACATATGGACGAACTCGAAAATGTGACGCTGTTTCACGATGGCAAGCGCCTAGAATATTCATTCCGGGAAATCGACTTGCACGATGGCTACCGCTATGCTTATTGCATCAAGAACGATGGCTTTATTGCACCGTCCGAAATAAAGCAAGTGCAGTTTACTTGA
- a CDS encoding Gfo/Idh/MocA family protein, producing the protein MRRDYKAVLFGNGTMGERHRKFFEYSDVQFLKIFDLEDLDSAGNVRASLVDEFVSKDKVDFAVIASPATTHYEYAKLCLKRGISVFVEKPLATLGAQAQELVDLAIRNNVILFVAQSECFNSVFLNFRKHFMNEIGAAGSSFRLEFRREHKYSARCRDVNVALDLLVHDLSLCLSMFRYEDLKVEKFTISKNEDRAQMQISIVKGAHAGAELDFIVDRNSDIDVRTISVEFGGDGGPACDYSVSLAPHDENGEVIHISDSLENEHKFFLKLMVGACSEWGRRAAQSAANAVKLATISTASSSTMATASS; encoded by the coding sequence ATGAGAAGAGATTACAAGGCTGTGCTGTTTGGCAATGGCACTATGGGCGAACGCCATCGCAAGTTTTTTGAGTATTCCGACGTACAGTTTTTAAAAATTTTTGATTTAGAAGATTTAGATAGCGCAGGGAATGTGCGCGCTTCGCTCGTCGATGAATTTGTTTCTAAAGATAAGGTTGATTTTGCCGTGATTGCATCTCCGGCAACAACGCATTACGAGTATGCAAAGCTTTGTTTGAAACGCGGAATCTCTGTATTTGTAGAAAAACCGCTTGCAACGCTTGGTGCGCAAGCGCAAGAATTGGTGGATTTGGCTATCCGCAATAATGTGATTTTATTTGTGGCTCAGTCGGAATGTTTTAATTCGGTGTTCTTGAATTTCCGCAAACATTTTATGAATGAAATCGGAGCCGCGGGTTCGTCGTTCCGTTTGGAATTCCGTCGCGAACACAAGTATTCTGCGCGTTGCCGCGATGTGAACGTGGCGCTCGATTTGCTGGTGCATGACTTGAGCCTTTGCCTTTCGATGTTCCGCTATGAAGATTTGAAAGTGGAAAAGTTCACGATTTCAAAAAATGAAGACCGTGCGCAAATGCAAATAAGCATTGTAAAAGGCGCTCATGCTGGGGCTGAACTCGACTTTATTGTAGACCGCAATAGCGATATCGATGTGCGGACAATTTCTGTGGAGTTCGGGGGCGATGGTGGCCCGGCTTGCGATTACTCGGTGAGCCTTGCACCGCATGACGAAAATGGCGAGGTTATCCATATTTCGGATTCGCTTGAGAATGAACACAAATTCTTTTTGAAGCTGATGGTGGGCGCCTGTTCTGAATGGGGTAGGCGAGCCGCGCAAAGCGCCGCGAACGCCGTCAAGCTCGCGACAATTTCTACAGCGTCATCCTCGACGATGGCTACAGCGTCATCCTGA
- a CDS encoding glycogen/starch/alpha-glucan phosphorylase — protein sequence MAKTTKNASDITVLGTDAEAFRKAFTDHIHHTLARSKYTVTDHEKFLAVAYAVRDRLVDRWIKTQNTYYEKDVKRVYYLSLEFLIGRTLGNSVLNLDVESAVTEALDEIGMTLEELREQEVDAGLGNGGLGRLAACFLDSMATLELPATGMGIRYEYGMFSQKIVNGEQEEQPDNWLRLPNPWEIARPANAIKVPFYGYVVSWMDENGRLRNRWETKDYVMALPYDTPIPGYKNNTVNNLRLWSAKSADDFGLSYFNNGDYIAAVQDMELSETISKVLYPNDASMNGKELRLKQQYFLCSASLQDIIKRFKKLHNNDWKLFPEKVAIQLNDTHPAISIAEMMRILLDIENLEWDEAWDIVTHTFAYTNHTLMPEALEKWPVSLFEKLLPRHLQIIYEINARFLRMVSMKWPGDNARLARMSLIEEGGCKMVRMAYLSIVGSFAVNGVAALHSDLLKTTLFKDFYELWPEKFNNKTNGVTPRRWVRKANPAMSELITSKIGESWVKDLDDLKKLEKFAKDADFQKKFMEVKKQNKERLAKYLKATQNVDVDTNTFFDVQVKRIHEYKRQLLNILHAIHLYIQVKDGKEIMPRTIMIGGKSAPGYWMAKQIIRLANAVASIIDADPDCKGKLKMVFLENYRVSFAEKIIPAADLSEQISTAGTEASGTGNMKFALNGALTIGTLDGANVEMKEEVGDDNIFIFGLTVEEVTDLLAKGYRPRDFYEKDDDLRRVIDLIASGFFSPDHPETFKHIAEKLLSHDPYMLCADFRSYVDMQKKVADAYQDKKHWAEMAILNVARMGKFSSDRTIKQYAEEIWNAKPCSITL from the coding sequence ATGGCTAAAACTACCAAGAATGCAAGTGACATTACCGTGCTCGGTACCGATGCGGAAGCTTTCCGCAAGGCATTTACCGACCACATCCACCACACGCTCGCCCGCAGCAAATACACGGTGACGGACCACGAAAAGTTCCTCGCTGTGGCTTACGCCGTGCGTGACCGTCTTGTTGACCGTTGGATCAAGACGCAGAACACCTATTACGAAAAAGACGTCAAGCGCGTCTATTACCTCTCTCTCGAATTTTTGATTGGCCGTACGCTCGGCAACTCCGTGTTGAACCTCGACGTCGAAAGCGCCGTCACAGAAGCTCTTGACGAAATCGGCATGACGCTCGAAGAACTCCGCGAACAGGAAGTGGACGCTGGGCTTGGCAACGGCGGTCTTGGCCGCTTGGCAGCTTGCTTCCTCGACTCCATGGCTACGCTCGAGCTCCCGGCAACCGGTATGGGCATCCGTTACGAATACGGTATGTTCAGCCAGAAGATTGTGAATGGCGAACAGGAAGAACAGCCGGATAACTGGCTGCGCCTCCCGAACCCGTGGGAAATCGCACGCCCGGCTAACGCCATCAAGGTGCCGTTCTACGGCTACGTGGTAAGCTGGATGGACGAAAACGGTCGCCTCCGCAACCGCTGGGAAACGAAGGACTACGTGATGGCCCTCCCGTACGATACGCCGATCCCGGGTTACAAGAACAACACGGTGAACAACCTCCGCCTCTGGAGCGCCAAGTCCGCTGACGACTTCGGTCTTAGCTACTTCAACAACGGTGACTACATCGCCGCTGTGCAGGACATGGAACTTTCCGAAACGATTTCCAAGGTCTTGTACCCGAACGACGCTTCCATGAACGGTAAGGAACTTCGCCTCAAGCAGCAGTACTTCCTCTGCTCTGCTTCTTTGCAGGATATCATCAAGCGCTTCAAGAAGCTCCACAACAACGATTGGAAGCTCTTCCCGGAAAAGGTCGCCATCCAGTTGAACGATACGCACCCGGCAATCTCTATCGCCGAAATGATGCGCATCCTCCTCGACATCGAAAACCTCGAATGGGACGAAGCTTGGGACATCGTGACACACACGTTCGCTTATACGAACCACACGCTCATGCCGGAAGCTCTTGAAAAGTGGCCGGTCAGCTTGTTCGAAAAGCTCTTGCCGCGTCACCTCCAGATCATTTACGAAATCAACGCTCGCTTCCTCCGCATGGTTTCCATGAAGTGGCCTGGCGACAATGCTCGTCTCGCCCGCATGAGCCTTATCGAAGAAGGCGGCTGCAAGATGGTCCGCATGGCATACCTCTCCATCGTGGGTTCATTTGCTGTGAACGGCGTGGCAGCTCTCCACTCCGACCTTTTGAAGACGACGCTCTTCAAGGACTTCTACGAACTGTGGCCTGAAAAGTTCAACAACAAGACGAACGGCGTGACGCCGCGTCGCTGGGTCCGCAAGGCTAACCCGGCTATGTCCGAACTCATCACTTCTAAGATTGGTGAATCCTGGGTCAAGGATTTGGACGATTTGAAGAAGCTCGAAAAGTTCGCCAAGGACGCCGATTTCCAGAAGAAATTCATGGAAGTCAAGAAGCAGAACAAGGAACGCCTTGCCAAGTACCTCAAGGCAACGCAGAATGTCGATGTCGACACGAACACGTTCTTCGACGTGCAGGTCAAGCGTATTCACGAATACAAGCGCCAGCTCTTGAACATCCTCCATGCCATCCACCTTTACATCCAGGTGAAGGACGGCAAGGAAATCATGCCGCGCACCATCATGATCGGTGGTAAGTCCGCTCCGGGTTACTGGATGGCTAAGCAGATTATCCGTCTTGCTAACGCTGTGGCTTCTATTATCGACGCTGATCCGGATTGCAAGGGCAAGCTCAAGATGGTGTTCCTCGAGAACTACCGCGTGTCCTTCGCAGAAAAGATCATTCCGGCTGCAGACCTTTCCGAACAGATTTCTACCGCCGGTACCGAAGCTTCGGGTACGGGTAACATGAAGTTTGCTTTGAACGGCGCACTCACGATTGGTACGCTCGACGGCGCTAACGTGGAAATGAAGGAAGAAGTCGGTGACGACAACATCTTCATCTTCGGTCTCACCGTTGAAGAAGTGACGGACCTCCTCGCTAAGGGTTACCGTCCGCGCGACTTCTACGAAAAGGATGATGATCTCCGCCGCGTGATTGACCTCATCGCTTCTGGCTTCTTCAGCCCGGATCATCCGGAAACCTTCAAGCACATTGCAGAAAAGCTCTTGTCGCATGACCCGTACATGCTCTGCGCAGACTTCCGCAGCTATGTGGATATGCAGAAGAAGGTTGCCGATGCTTACCAAGACAAGAAGCACTGGGCAGAAATGGCAATCCTCAACGTCGCTCGCATGGGCAAGTTCAGCTCTGACCGTACCATCAAGCAGTACGCTGAAGAAATCTGGAACGCCAAGCCGTGCAGCATTACGCTGTAA